In Flavobacteriales bacterium, the genomic window TTTTTATGTCGCCTCCTACCCTGCAACGGGAACTTTTTTTCTCTGTGGAACCATAATGCTGGCTTTTCTGGCCTTCTATTTTTCAAAGAAAACACAGAACCAATGAACCGAATGGCCTTGACTTTTTTTCTCTGTGGCACGATTATGCTTGCTTGTACCACCAGACCGGAACAGATCAATTACGGAAAGGATCAATGTGCTTTTTGTAAGATGACCATCGCTGAACTAAAGTTTGGTGCCGAACTGGTAACGGATAAAGGAAGGATTTTTAAATATGATGCTATTGAATGCCTGTTGCGCCATATTCATGATGACGCACTTTCGTATCAAAACCTTCTTGTGGTTGGCTATGATACTCCCAAGCAACTTCACCCGATTGATTCTCTGATCTTTGTTAACTCACCGAACTACAAAAGCCCAATGGGTGCCAACTTAGCGGCGTTTTTCCATAAGAATGCACTGCCGGAAAGCGAACGTTCCAAAGTATTGGAGTGGA contains:
- a CDS encoding copper-binding protein is translated as MNRMALTFFLCGTIMLACTTRPEQINYGKDQCAFCKMTIAELKFGAELVTDKGRIFKYDAIECLLRHIHDDALSYQNLLVVGYDTPKQLHPIDSLIFVNSPNYKSPMGANLAAFFHKNALPESERSKVLEWTDLMNKFKTD